In Actinomadura luteofluorescens, the sequence TGCCGCCGACCTCCAGGGCGGCCGCCATGACCTCTCGTGCGGCCTCCAGGACGCGCGCGGCGTCCGCTCGGGTCATCGTCTCGGTCGGCCGCGCCCAATGCAGCCTGGCGCGCCACAGGGCCTCGTCGGCGTAGATGTTGCCGACGCCGCTGACGAGGGACTGGTCGAGGAGGGCCCGCTTGATCCCAGTCTTGCGGCGGCGCAGGGCGCGGTAGAAGGCCTCCGCGTCGAAGGCGTCCTCCAGCGGGTCGGCGGCGATGTGCACGATCGGCTCGGGGACGAGGGCCCGCCCGTCGAAGGCGTCGGGGACGAGGTCGGCGACCATGAGGTGCCCGAACGTCCGCTGGTCGACGAAGCGCAGGTCGAGGCCGTCGTCGTCGAACTCGACGCGGACCCGCAGGTGCTTCTCGCGTTCCCGGCCGGGCTCGCCGACGAGCAGCTGCCCGCTCATGCCGAGGTGCGCGAGGACCGCCTCGCCGGGTGCGTCGTCCTCCTCGTCCCGGAGCGGGATCCACAGGTACTTGCCGCGGCGGCGGGGGGCCAGCATGGTGCGCTTGGCGAGCCGTCCGGCGAAGTCGGCGGGGCCCTCGGCGTGGCGGCGCACCGACCGCGGGTGCAGGACCTCGGCGGACGCGACGGTGCGACCGGTCGTCCAGCGCTCCAGGCCGCGCCGGACGACCTCGACCTCGGGGAGCTCAGGCACCGGCCTGCGCCGCCTGCCCGGCCTCCCTGGCCGCGTCGTCGCCCTCGGCCGCCTCTCGCGGCGCCGGCTCGGCCTGGGTCGCCTCGCGCTGGACGACGATCTCGCGGATGGCGTTCCAGGCGGCCTCGGCGGCGTGCTGCTCGGCCTCCTTCTTGCTGCGGCCCTCGCCGGACCCGTAGGTCTCGCCGCCGACCCGCACGGAGGCGCGGAACGTCTTCTGGTGGTCGGGGCCGCTCTCGGCGACGTGGTACTCGGGGACGCCGAGCTCCTCGACGGCGGTGAGCTCCTGCAGCGAGGTCTTCCAGTCCAGGCCTGCGCCGAGGCCCGCCGACCGCTTGATCAGCCCGTCGAAGAGCCGGTGCACCAGCGCGGACGCCTCGCCGAGACCCCGGTCGAGGTAGACGGCGCCGATCAGCGCCTCCAGCGTGTCGGCGAGGATCGAGGCCTTGTCGCGGCCTCCGGTGCCCTCCTCGCCGCGGCCGAGCCGGATGTGGGCGCCGACGCCGAGGCCGCGGGCGACGCCGGCGAGGGCGCGCATGTTGACCACGGCGGCGCGCAGCTTGGCGAGCTGCCCCTCGGGCAGGTCGGGGTGGCCGCGGAACAGGGTGTCGGTGACGACGAGGCCCAGCACCGAGTCGCCGAGGAACTCCAGGCGCTCGTTGGTGGGCAGGCCGCCGTTCTCGTAGGCGTAGGAACGGTGTGTCAGGGCGCGTTCGAGCAGCTCCTCGCCCACGTCGACACCGAGCGCGCCGGTCAGTTCCGCGCGGTCCGGCGCGGGTTCGCTCTTCTTAGCGCTCACAGGCCCTCCTCGCAGGCCGTGCACCGCGCAGCGCGCGGTCGCCTCTGCGGCGCGCGGCCGATGGGCCGGGACGGCGAGGACGCTCGGCGGGGAGGGTCCGCGAAGACGAGGTGCGCGCCGGTCGGTCTGATCCCGGCGTGCACCACGGCTCCGGGCGCAGTCTCCGCGCCGGTCACCACGCCGACGTCACGCGCCGGGTGGTCGGGGTGCTCGTCCTTCCGCACCGTGAGGGGCGGGCCGCATGCGCGGATCCGCCCCCCAGGATGCGAGAAGACTCAGGCCGACGGGGCGATGACCTGCCGCCGGTCGTAGGTTCCGCACGTCGCGCACGCAGTGTGCGGCAGCTTGTGGTCGCGGCACGTCGGGCACTCGACCAGGTTCGGCGCCGCGGTCTTCCACTGCGAACGCCGGTGCCGCGTGTTGCTGCGCGACTTCTTCCGCTTCGGGACGGCCACGTCAGCCCTCCTGCTTTCCTTCTCGATCCGATGAATCACGGGTGCCGGAGCTCCCGTTCCCCCGGTCGGGGGCTGCCGGCGCGTTGTCGCCGGCAAGGTCCCGCAGCGCCGCCCACCGGGGGTCGGCGACGTCGTGGCGGTGGCCCGGCTCGACGTCGGCGAGCCGCGCACCGCAGTCCGGGCACAGGCCCGGGCAGTCGTCCCGGCACAGCGGGGACAGCGGCAGTGCGAGCAGCACCGCGTCCCGCAGGACCGGTTCGAGGTCGATCAGGTCGCCCTCGAGGCGGAGCTCGTCGTCCTCGGCGTTCCCGCCCGAGCGGGTGTCGTCGTAGACGTAGAGCTCCTGGAAGTCCGCCTCGAAGGTCGAGGCGATCGGGTCGAGGCAGCGGGAGCACTCCCCCTTGAGAGGGACCGTCGCCGTGCCGGTGACGAGCACCCCCTCCAGGACCGCTTCGAGCCGGAGATCCAGCTCGATCGCGGCGCCCTCGGGGACGCCCACCATCTCGACGCCGAAATTCTCCGGTGCCGGCACGGACAGGTGCTCCTCCCGCGACGACCCGGGTTGCCTGCTCAGAGCTCGTGTGTCGAGCTTGAACGGAGCGCTGGGGTCGTTGCGTGTCAGCGGAATCCTGCTTTCGTGAGGCATGGTGGAACGGCGGCCGCCTGTGATGGCCGATGTCCCAGGGTACCGAACACCGGCCGCTGACCCAACTCGCGGCCCGTCCACCAGGGGGCAGGCCGTTCAGCCGTCCTTCTGGAGGCGCTGCACCAGCCGGTCGTGGACGCTGTCGGGGACGAGGCCGGAGACGTCCCCGCCGAACCTCACGACCTCCTTCATCAGGCTGGACGAGAGGAACGCGTACTCGGGGTTGGTCGCCATGAACAGCGTCTCCACGCCGGCGATCCGGTGGTTCATCTGGGCCATCTGCAGCTCGTACTCGTAGTCGCTGACGGCCCGCAGCCCCCGGACGATCACCGGGATGTCCTGTTCCTTGCAGTAGTCGACGGTGAGCCCGTAGAAGGTGTCGACCGAGACGTTGCCGTACTCCCGGGTGACCTCGGAGATCATGTCGGCGCGCTCGTCCACGGTGAACAGGCTCTTCTTGCTCTTGTTGATCAGCACGGCGACGACCACCTCGTCGTAGAGGCGGGAGGCGCGGCTGATGATGTCGAGATGCCCGTTGGTGACGGGGTCGAACGATCCCGGACAGACGACACGGCGCACGGCGCGAACCCCTTCGGTCCCGGTTTCTGACCTGCGGCGTGAACGTACCAAATCGCATTCGGCCGGGTTTCCACCGGGCTCGCCGGGGCCGTCCTCAGCCGCCCAGCGCGTCGACGATCCTGGCGGCGAGGGGGCCGGACTCGATGCCGTACCCGGACGCCTCGGTCATCACCGCGACCGCGTACCTGGGATCGCTGCGCGGGCCGAACCCGATGAACCAGCGATCGTTGTAGGAGGCGCCCTCGACGTCGGCGGTCCCGGTCTTGCCGCCGAGGATGGACGTGCCCCGCAGGGACTTGCCGGTGCCCCGCTCGACCACGGCCTCCATCATGTCCCGCATCTGCTTCGCCTGGTCCCCGGTCAGCGCGCGAGACATCCGTCGGGGCGAGATCCTGTCGACCGTCGCGCCGTCGGGCGCGCGCAGCCTGTCCACCAGCCGGGGCCGCATGACCTCCCCGTCGTTGAGGACCGCGGCGGCGACCATGGCCATCTGCAGAGGCGAGGCGACCGTGCTGCCCTGCCCGATGGAGCCGAGCGCGCTGAGCGACGGCTGGTCGGTCGCCGGGAAGGAACTGGGGGCGCTTTTCAGGCCGTCCGCGAACTCGATCCGCTCACCGAATCCGAACCTGTCCGCCTGCGCCTTCACCGCGTCGTTGCCCGGTTTCTGGGCGCCCATGTAGGCGAACGTCGTGTTGCACGACTGCGCGTACGCCTCGATGAGGGGGATCCGGGGCAGGTCGCAGGAGCCGCCGATGTCGCCCGCGTCGTTGTTGATCGCCTGCCCCGCGCCCGGTGGCTTGTAGCTGCGCCCGGCCTTGACGCGCGTGTCCTCGCCCGTGCCGGATCTCAGCGCCGCCGCGGCGACCACGGTCTTGAACGTGGAGCCCGGCGGGAACACTTCGTAGGCGGCCTTGTCGAGCAGCGGCTTGCGCGGCTGGTCGCCGAGCCGGGCGAAGGCCTTCGTCGCCTTCTCCCGGTCGAGCGTCGACACCTCGTTCGGGTCGTAGGACGGCGTGGAGGCCAGCACCAGGATCGCGCCGGTGCGCGCGTCGAGGACGACCGCCGCTCCCCGGCGGGCACCGCTGGACCGGAGCGCCTCGTAGGCGGCGCGCTGCGCGTCGGGGCTGATGGTGGACACCACCGTTCCGCCGGGGACGTGCTTGCCGATCAGCTTGTCGACGAGGTTGGTGGTGGCGAGACGGGGGTCGGTCCCGTCCAGGAAGTGGTTCCCGGACTCCTCCAGGCCCGTCTGGGAGAACACCGAGAAGTAGCCGGTGACCGGCGCGAAGGCGGCGCCGTCCTTGTAGCGGCGCTGGAACCGGTCGTCGCCGACCTGCTCGGACCAGGCGAGCCGTTCGCCGCCCGCGACGATCGGCCCTCGGTCGATCTTGAAGCGGTCCTCGAACTGGCGGGCGTTGAGCGGGTCGTCCCGCAGCCCCTGCGCCTGGAAGCCCTGCACGTAGGTGACGTTCACCAGGAGCGCCAGGATCAGCAGCAGGGTGATCACCCAGATGCGTGCCACCGCGCGGTCGATCCCGGGCTCCATGCGGATGCCTCTACCCGAACCGCCGGGATGTCAACGGCCGGCGGCGCGGCCGTACCAGAACACCGCCTCGCCGTAACGTCGCTCCCGCTCGGCCTCGTAGCCGTCGGGCCACTCAAGCGCCGGGCCCCGGGCGGCACGCTCCACGACGACCAGCGCGTCAGGAGTGGCCCACCCGTTGTCGCGCAGATCCTCCAGCAGGGCGGTCACGGCCGAGTCCGCCAGAGCGTACGGCGGGTCGGCGAAGATGAGGTCGTAGGGCTCGTCCGGCGCCTTGCGGACGAGCCGCTCCACCTTGTCGGCGCACGGGACCGCGCCAGGCAGCCCGAGCGTCCCGGCGTTCTGCCGGATCACCTTCATCGCCCGCGGATGCGACTCGACCAGCAGCGCATGGCCGGCGCCCCGCGACAGCGCTTCGAGACCGACCGCGCCTGAGCCCGCGTACAGGTCGGCGACGCGCAGCCCGTCCAGCGGACCGAGCAGGGCCAGGACCGTGGAGAAGAGCCCCTCCCGGGCGCGGTCGCTGGTCGGCCTGGTGTCCCGTCCCGGCGGGACGGCCAGCCGCCGCCCCCCGGCACTCCCCGCGATGACCCTGCTCACTGTTTTAGTATTGCGCTTCTCTCCTCCTTCGGGCCCGGAGGGCCCTCCATCGTCGAGAAACGCGGGCGATCGCTGGCATCGCTCCGGCTCGCCTTGCGGCTCGCTTCGCGATCAGATTCTTGCTTCGCTCGAATCTGCCTTCGGACGCGATCGCGACCATTGGGGTCGTCGCGGGGTCGCGCAGGGGGCGGGCGTCTGCGCGGAGATTCGATCGATCGCTGGCGAGGGTGTGAGCACGGCAAGGCGGGCCGCCAGCGCCGTGCCACGCTGGCGACCCGCTCGCAGCCGGTCTCAACTTCGGACCGAAGACGGCCAAGAGCCCGGCGAAGGTCAGGCCACCGTCAATCTGCGACTCGGCGCCTCGCTGAAGTAAGACGAGCGCACGAAGACCACCAGCGCGGCGCCCACGCCGCCGACTCCCCGTCCCCCGGCACCTCCGTCGGTGCCGTCGTCGCCTCTGCTGCCGCAGATCCCGTCCGCCCCTGGCGTGGCCTCCGGCAAGCCGGCGGCCGCCGCCGGTTTCGCGGCCCCGAAGGGACTGCCCTTCAACGGCGGCGACGCGCTGCCCCTGGTGGCGCGCGACCTCACCGCCATCGCCGCGGGAAGCGCCGCCGTCGCTGCGCCCCGCAGGCGCCACGCCCGCGATTCCTGACCGCACCGCCAAAAGGGCGCCTCCCGACCACCACCATCGCAACAACCTCAACCACACAGCACCACGCAACAACCGAAATGGCCGCGATCGCGTCCAAAGGCAGATTCGAGCGAAGCAAGAATCTGATCGCGCAGCGAGCCGCAAGGCGAGCCGGAGCGATGCCAGCGATCGCCCGCCTTTATCGACGATGGAGGGCCGCCAAGGCCCGAAGGAGGAGAAAAAGGCAATAAGAACGGGCCGCCAGCGCCGTGCCACGCTGACGACCCGTTCGTGGCCGCTCCAACGCCGGACCGAAGGACCGGCCACGTCACCCTCGCGATCGATCAACGATCACGAGAACTCACCGCCCCCCCAAATCGCCAGGCGAGCCAAGCAAGAACAGAAACCCACTACTGCAACAACCTCAGCCACACAGCACCACGCAACAACCTCAATAGCCGCGATCGCGTCCAAAGGCAGATTCGAGCGAAGCAAGAATCTGATCGCGCAGCGAGCCGCAAGGCGAGTCGAAGCGATGCCAGCGATCGCCGCAGTACCCGACGATGGAGGGCCCCCCGGGGCCCGAAGGAGGAGGGCACTGCAATAAACACAGCGAGTCGGAGCGATGCCAGCGATCGCCCGCCTTTATCGACGATGGAGGGCGCTCAGCGCCCGAAGGAGGAGAAAAAGGCCTTAAGCAAGACTCCAGCGGGCTTGGGTTCGGACGCCCGGGTCGGGGTCGGTGAGGGTTTCGGTCAGGGCGGTGATGACCTCGGGGATGTCGGTGGCCCATTGTTCGAGGGCTTGGACGGCGGCCCGGCGGACGTCGACGGTGCGGTCGTGCAGGGCTTTGAGCAGTGGTTGGACGGCGACGTCGGGGCGGGCTTCGGCCAGGGCGCGGACGGCGTGGCGGCGGACCTGCCAGTTGGCGTGGGCGGTGGCGGTGACGACGCGTCCTTCGAGGGGTTCGGGGACGCCGAGTTCGGCGGCGGTGGTGAGGGCGGCGATGCGGACGACGGGGTCGTGGTCGGTGAGGAGGTGTTCGAGGGCGGGGAGGCCGGAGGGGTGGGCGAGGTGGCCGAGGCCTTCGGCGACGGCGACGCGGACTTCGCGGGAGGGGTCGTCGGCGGCTTCGGCGACGCGGGCGGTCTCGCGGAGCGCGGTCAGGCCGAGGACGGCCTGGATGCGGACCTGTGGTTCGTCGTCCTCGAAGCCTTGGGCGTACAGTTCGGCGGCGCCTTTGGCGAGGATGCCGATGAGGTCGGCGGCGGTGTCGCGGACGGTGGTGTCGCGGCCGCGGGCGGCGGCGAGGAGCAGCGCGTCGACGCCGTCGTCGCCGAAGTAGAGTTCGGGCAGGTCGCGCAGGGCGTCGGCGGCGACGCGGCGGACGTTCTCGTGGTCGTCGGCGAGGGCCCAGGCGAAGGTGTCGCCGGTGCCGCGCGGCGCCTCTCCGGTGCGGGCGGCTCTGGTGAGGGCCGTGAGGGCTTCGGCGCGTGTCGCGGGGTCGGGGTCGCGGAGGAATTGTTCGGCCTGGTCGAGCCGGATGGGGCGAGTCATGGGCGTGGCCTCCTGGTCGGCCGTCGGATCCGGGGGCGGGTTCGGGCCCGCCGGGGGTCGGGATCAGCGACGGGGACACAGGGCGCTCGCCTGGCGCCGGAGGTCGACGTGCAGGCGGGCGATCAGCGCACGACTCGGGTTCACGCGTTCATCGTGTCCCGCCCGCGCCCCATTGTCAACCAAATAGGTCGGCAATATCTGTTATGTCTTCTCCAGGAAGTCGGCGCGCTCCTCGTCCAGCAGGGACGCCAGGACGGTGGCCAGGCCGGGGTGGTCCGCCAGGCCCGGGTCGGCCTCGACGAGCGCCGTGGCCTCCTCGCGGGCGTCGCGGATGACGTCCTCGTCCCGCTGGAGCGTGAGCAGCCGCAGGCTGGACGAGCGCCCGGCCTGCGCCGCGCCGAGCACGTCGCCCTCGCGGCGCTGCTCCAGGTCGAGGCGGGACAGCTTGAACCCGTCGGTGGTGGAAGCGACCGCGTCCAGCCGCTCGCGGGCCTTGCTGCCCGGCGCCGCGTCGGTGACGAGCAGGCAGAGCCCGTGCAGGGAGCCGCGCCCGACGCGCCCGCGCAGCTGGTGGAGCTGGGAGACGCCGAACCGGTCCGCGTCCATGATCACCATGACGGTGGCGTTGGGCACGTCCACGCCGACCTCGATGACCGTGGTGGCGAGCAGGACGTCCAGCTCCCGCGCGGTGAAGCGGCGCATCACCGCGTCCTTCTCGTCCGGGTGCAGCTTGCCGTGCAGGACGCCGATGCGCAGCCCGTCGAGCAGCTCCTCCAGCTTCGGCAGCACCTCCATGATCCCGAGCGGGGACCGGCGCTCGCCCTCCTCGTCCACGACGGCGTCGCCCTCGTCGCCCTCCTGCTCCCCGATGCGCGGGCAGACGATGTAGATCTGCCGGCCGTTCGCCGCCTCCTCCTTTATCCGCTCCCAGGTGCGGGCGAGGAACGCGGGCTTCTCGGGCGGCACGACGTGCGTCTGGATCTGCGACCGCCCCGCCGGGAGCTGCCCGAGCACCGAGGTCTCCAGGTCACCGAAGACGGTCATCGCCACCGTGCGCGGGATCGGCGTCGCCGTCATGACCAGCACGTGCGGGCGGCCGCCGTCGACCTTCTCGCGCAGGGCGTCCCGCTGCTCGACGCCGAACCGGTGCTGCTCGTCCACCACGACGAGCCCGAGGTCGGCGAACTGGACGGTCTCCTGGAGCAGCGCGTGGGTGCCGACGACGATCCCGGCCGCGCCGGACGCCGCCTCCAGCAGCGCCTCCTTGCGCGCCTTCGCCCCCTGCGACCCGGTCAGCAGCGCCACCCGGGTGGCGTGCTCGGCGCCGCCGATCCGGCCCGCCTGCGCCAGGTCGCCGAGCATCCCGGTGATCGACCGGTAGTGCTGCTGCGCCAGCACCTCGGTCGGCGCCAGCAGCGCCGCCTGCCCTCCCCCGTCCACCACCTGCAACATCGCCCGCAACGCGACCACGGTGTTGTGGGTGGGAGTCCAGCCGTCCGACACATAAAGACGCTCAGGATGGGCGACGGATATGCACTGGACTTCCTTGCGGCCTACATACTCGATGGCGCGGATGCCCTTGCGGCGCCGTTCGTACTTCGTGCGGGGCCGGAGCCTTTCGGCCTTGCGGGACAGCCTGAAAGGCGGGTAGTCGTTCGGCAGCGCGACGCTGGTCTCCCAGTAGTCTTTGCCCTCCTTGCGAACCCTCCGGCATCGCGCGTAGCCGCCGAGTGAACGCGTCAGCCATGCGGTCGCTTCGGCCAGATGCTTCGATGCGGAGAGCAGGCTGACGTCCCTGCCCTCGGCCCGCAACGTCCCGTCGGTGTCCAGCAGGCCCTGCAAGAGCGCGTGGCGTTGCTTGATCGGTGCGTTCAGGTAGCCCCACGGAACGTACTTGTCGTGCGCTTCCCTCCCGTAGACGCCGAGATCCCGAAGCGCGGCGATCAGCGGATTCCCGCTCCCGCGGCGCAAGCCCAGAATCGACCAGCCGAGCGGCCGGTCCTGTTTCCGGCGGAGCCTGCAACCGTCCGGAGCGAGCTCGGCCACCGCGTCGATGATCTCCTGGTCGCGAGACGAGATCTCGACCCGCCCGTACTTCATGAAACCGCCGCCGAGCAGGAGGCCCAGGAGGTAGGGGTCGATCGGGCGTTCCGCGGGCGAGTCCAGTTCGGGGGCCTCGACCAGAGGCACGTACCACTGGCTCCCGCCGGACTTGCGGAGAAGATCCTGGCGCAGTTGCCGTGTCGTCATCACTTCGAGCGGGCTTCCCCTGTGCCAGCCCGTGTCGGTCTTGACGGCCCAGAGGTGTTCGTCGTCGCATTCGACCGACGTGCCGTCGGAGAAGACCAGCCGGTACACGTCACGCTCGCCCTGGGGGAAGACCCCGCGCACCACGGTGACCTCGCCGCCGGGCGTGATCACCTCATCGCCCGGCACCAGGTCGCCCATCCGCCGGAATCCTCCTGGTGTCAGCACCTCGGAATCCAGCGGTTGGGCCTTTCCGGCGCCGACGTCGCCCTGGAGGAGGCGGTGCATGGGGTGGCTCTTGGCGAGGTCGGCGGATATCTCGTCGCCCACCTGGCGCTGGCCCTTGGTGAGCTCGAAAGGCAGCCGCGCGTCGAACTCCGACTGGACGCCCTCGAAGGCCGGGGGGCGGGGCTTGGCGGGCAGGGAGGCGGCGGCGACGCGGCGCTGGGCCAGGGCCACCTGGACGACGAAGGCCTCGTCCCACTTGAGGCGGGCCTTGGCGCGGCCCAGCTCGTCCCAGGTGCCGGGGCGGTGGATGCCCTCGTACGCCTCGCGCAGGCCGATCAGACCGCGGCGGCGCAGGAGCGGGCCGGGCATGGGGTCGTCCGGCAGGTCGAGCTGGTCCAGGACGGTCTCGACGGACGTGCTGATCGCCTCGATGGGCAGCGACTTGCTGGACGGGTAGATCGGGATGATCTCGTCCGCCCACTCCTGCGCGGCCTCCTCGGCGCCCTTCTCGTGGACGACCTTGTACTGCGGGTGGGCCAGCTGGCGCACGGCCCTGCCGCTGCGTGGCACGTAGGTGCTGATCTTCCCGGCGAACAGGCCGCGGGTGCCCGGCGACAGCTCCTTCTCGGGCCGGTAGGAGCCCTTGCGGCCGAAGAAGCTGAGCTTGAGCTCGCCGGTCCCGTCGGTGACGGTGATCTCCAGGACGTACCCGGGGCTGCGGGTGAGGGAGCGGCCCTGCACCTTCACGACCTCGGCCATGACCGTCACGTGCTCGCCGTCCTGCAGCCCGCTGAGCTGCGTCAGCTCGCCGCGGTGGGCGTAGCGGCGCGGGTAGTGGTGCAGAAGGTCGCCGACCGTGTGCAGATCGAGGCCCTTCTTCAGGGCGTTGGCCGTCTTGTCGCCGAGGACCTTGCGCAACGGCTCGTCGAGAGTTGCCACGGGTCTTTTCTAGCCGATGGGGGCGACGGGAATCACTCGACGCCGATGAGCAGGGGGTAGCGTTCCTGGTCGCCGGCGTAGACGCCGACCTCCGCGTCGGGCCGCCGGCGGCGCAGATGGTCCTCCAGTCCGGCGGCGAGGCCGGGCGGGGCGTGCCGCCCCGGGATCAGCGTGACCAGCTCGCCGCCGCCCGACAGCATCCGGTCCAGGACGTCGCGCGCCACCGCGGCGAGGTCCGCGCCGATGGTCGCGACGTCGCCCTCGATCAGGCCGAGGACGTCGCCCGGCCGGCAGAGGCCGGCGCTCGTCACCGCCTCCTGCGCGGCGACCTCCAGGTGGCCGAAGCGGGTGGCGCCGGCGGCGCGGGTCATCTCGATCACGTCCTCGGCGAAGCGGCGCAGCGGGTCGTGCACGGCGAGCGCCGCCAGCCCCTGGACGGACGCCTTCGTCGGGACCACCGCGATGCGCGCCCCGCCGTCCCGCGCGCGCTCCGCGGCGGCCTCGGCGAGGGCGAGGACCTCCGGTTCGTTCGGCAGCACGGCCACCTCGTCGCCGGCGGCGAGGAGGGCCTCGGCGAGCACCGCGAGCGGCGGGACGGCGCCGGGCTCGCGCCGCACGACCCGCGCCCCGCTCTGCTCGAACAGCGCGGCCAGCCCGTCGGCCGCGGTGACGGCGATCACGGCGCGGCCGGTGTGCGGCGCGTGCGGTCCGCCTTCGGCGGCGTGCAGGTAGGTGACGCGGACGCGGTGCGGGCGTCCCGCCGCCATGCCCGCCTCGATGGCCGCCCCCGCGTCGTCGACGTGGACGTGCACGTTCCACAGCCCGTCACCGCCGACCACGACGAGGGAGTCGCCGAGGCCGTCGAGGCGTTCCCGCAGCGTGTGGACGGCGTCGTCGGGCGCGTCCAGCAGGTACATCACCTCGTAGCCGAAGCCCTGGGCGGCCGGGTCCGGCGCGGTGGGCGCGGCCGTCCCGGCGGTGCGGTGCGGGACGTCGTACCGCTCGGGGTACTCATCGGTGATCACGGCGACGAGGGCGTCGAGCACGACGCAGAGCCCGGCCGCGCCGGCGTCCACGACGCCGCTGCGGGCCAGCACGTCCAGCTGCCCGGTGGTGCGGCGCAGCGCCCGCCGGGCGCCCGCGGCGGCGGCTCGCGCGGCCTCGGGCAGCCCGGTCCCGGGGGCCGTCGCGCAGGCCGCGGCGGCCTCGGCGAGGACGCTCAGGATCGTGCCCTCGACGGGGTGCTCGACGGCGCCGCGGGCCAGGACGGACGCGTGGTCGAGGGCCGCCGCGAGGGTCGCGCCGTCCGGCGGCGCCTCCAGCGGGCCGAGGACGTCGGCGAGCCCCCGGAGCACCTGGCTGAGGATCACGCCGGAGTTGCCGCGGGCGCCGAGCAGCGCCCCCTGCGCCAGGGTCCGCCACGGGTCCGCGCCGCCCGGCGGCTCGTCGAGGGCGTCGGCCGCCGCGATGACGGTCAGGTGCAGGTTGGTGCCGGTGTCGCCGTCCGGGACGGGGAACACGTTGAGCGCGTCGATCTCGGCCCTCGTCCGGCCGAGGGCCTCCGCCGCGAGCCTGCACCACCGGCGCACCGCCGCACCGTCGAGGACCACCCCATCATCGAGGGCCACCGTGCTCCCTTCCGCGCCGCCGGGTCGCGGCGCCGCCGATTCGCTAACCCGACGCGCTGTCGGCTAGTCTGGTCCACGCGCCACGTTCGTGGCGCTCATCAGTGAGCGCCCATGATGCCCGGCCCGCCCGAGGCGGCAGCCGGGTGGCGCTCCGATCAGAGCATCGACACCACTTGGAGTTTCCCGTGGCTTCCGTCTGCGACGTCTGCGGCAAGGGACCCGGTTTCGGCATGCGCGTCTCCCACTCGCACCGCCGCACCCCGCGCCGCTGGAACCCCAACATCCAGCGCGTGCGCGCCGTCGTGAACGGCAGCACCAAGCGGATCAACGCCTGCACGTCCTGCATCAAGGCCGGCAAGATCGTCAAGCCGACGGTCTGAGCCCTGCCGGGCCGCCCCGGCGGGGCGGTCCTCTTCACGGCTTCGGTCGGCTCATCGGGATTCCCGGTGAGCCGACTTTCGCGTTCCCGGGCATTGCCGCCGCCGCGGGTGCCACCCGCCGTTCAGCCGCGGTGGCGCCAGGCGTGGTCGACGGGGCCGATGCCGGCGCCGAGCGGGAAGCCCGCCGCGATCGCGCCCGTCACGTACTCCTTCGCCCTGGCCACCGCGGCCGGGACGTCGTCGCCGAGCGCCAGGTGCGAGGCGATGGCGGACGCGAGCGTGCAGCCGGTCCCGTGGGTGTGCCGGTTGTCGTGCCGGGGCGCGGTGAAGCGGTGCTCGCGCTCCCCGTCGAACAGCAGGTCGGCGGGCTCGCCCGGCAGGTGCCCGCCCTTGATCAGCACCCAGGCGGGGCCGAGCGCCTTGACCGCCTCGGCGGCCTCGCGCAGCCCCGACTCGTCCACGACCTTGACGCCGGTGAGCTGCTCCACCTCGTACAGGTTGGGCGTGACGACGGTGGCGGCGGGCAGCAGCGCCGAGCGGACGGCGTCCACGGCCTCCGGGGCGAGCAGCGAGTCGCCGTGCTTGGAGACGCCGACCGGGTCCACGACGGCGGGGGCGTCGGACGCGGCGAGAGTCTCGGCGACGATCTCGACCAGGGCGCTGGACGCGAGCATGCCGGTCTTGATCGCGTGGACGCCGATGTCGGACAGCACCGAGTCGATCTGGGCGCGCACGGCCTCGGGCGGCAGCTCCCAGTAGCCCTGGACGCCGAGGGAGTTCTGCGCGGTGACGGCGGCGACGACGCTCATCCCGTGGACGCCGAGCGCGAGCATGGTCTTCAGGTCCGCCTGGATGCCGGCGCCGCCGCCGGAGTCCGAGCCCGCGATGG encodes:
- a CDS encoding YceD family protein, translating into MPHESRIPLTRNDPSAPFKLDTRALSRQPGSSREEHLSVPAPENFGVEMVGVPEGAAIELDLRLEAVLEGVLVTGTATVPLKGECSRCLDPIASTFEADFQELYVYDDTRSGGNAEDDELRLEGDLIDLEPVLRDAVLLALPLSPLCRDDCPGLCPDCGARLADVEPGHRHDVADPRWAALRDLAGDNAPAAPDRGNGSSGTRDSSDREGKQEG
- the rpmF gene encoding 50S ribosomal protein L32, yielding MAVPKRKKSRSNTRHRRSQWKTAAPNLVECPTCRDHKLPHTACATCGTYDRRQVIAPSA
- a CDS encoding penicillin-binding transpeptidase domain-containing protein; amino-acid sequence: MEPGIDRAVARIWVITLLLILALLVNVTYVQGFQAQGLRDDPLNARQFEDRFKIDRGPIVAGGERLAWSEQVGDDRFQRRYKDGAAFAPVTGYFSVFSQTGLEESGNHFLDGTDPRLATTNLVDKLIGKHVPGGTVVSTISPDAQRAAYEALRSSGARRGAAVVLDARTGAILVLASTPSYDPNEVSTLDREKATKAFARLGDQPRKPLLDKAAYEVFPPGSTFKTVVAAAALRSGTGEDTRVKAGRSYKPPGAGQAINNDAGDIGGSCDLPRIPLIEAYAQSCNTTFAYMGAQKPGNDAVKAQADRFGFGERIEFADGLKSAPSSFPATDQPSLSALGSIGQGSTVASPLQMAMVAAAVLNDGEVMRPRLVDRLRAPDGATVDRISPRRMSRALTGDQAKQMRDMMEAVVERGTGKSLRGTSILGGKTGTADVEGASYNDRWFIGFGPRSDPRYAVAVMTEASGYGIESGPLAARIVDALGG
- the mutM gene encoding bifunctional DNA-formamidopyrimidine glycosylase/DNA-(apurinic or apyrimidinic site) lyase — its product is MPELPEVEVVRRGLERWTTGRTVASAEVLHPRSVRRHAEGPADFAGRLAKRTMLAPRRRGKYLWIPLRDEEDDAPGEAVLAHLGMSGQLLVGEPGREREKHLRVRVEFDDDGLDLRFVDQRTFGHLMVADLVPDAFDGRALVPEPIVHIAADPLEDAFDAEAFYRALRRRKTGIKRALLDQSLVSGVGNIYADEALWRARLHWARPTETMTRADAARVLEAAREVMAAALEVGGTSFDSLYVNVNGESGYFERSLDAYGRRDEPCRRCGAPIRRDEFMNRSSYSCPVCQPRPRRARY
- the rnc gene encoding ribonuclease III; translation: MTGALGVDVGEELLERALTHRSYAYENGGLPTNERLEFLGDSVLGLVVTDTLFRGHPDLPEGQLAKLRAAVVNMRALAGVARGLGVGAHIRLGRGEEGTGGRDKASILADTLEALIGAVYLDRGLGEASALVHRLFDGLIKRSAGLGAGLDWKTSLQELTAVEELGVPEYHVAESGPDHQKTFRASVRVGGETYGSGEGRSKKEAEQHAAEAAWNAIREIVVQREATQAEPAPREAAEGDDAAREAGQAAQAGA
- the rsmD gene encoding 16S rRNA (guanine(966)-N(2))-methyltransferase RsmD → MSRVIAGSAGGRRLAVPPGRDTRPTSDRAREGLFSTVLALLGPLDGLRVADLYAGSGAVGLEALSRGAGHALLVESHPRAMKVIRQNAGTLGLPGAVPCADKVERLVRKAPDEPYDLIFADPPYALADSAVTALLEDLRDNGWATPDALVVVERAARGPALEWPDGYEAERERRYGEAVFWYGRAAGR
- the coaD gene encoding pantetheine-phosphate adenylyltransferase, with the translated sequence MRRVVCPGSFDPVTNGHLDIISRASRLYDEVVVAVLINKSKKSLFTVDERADMISEVTREYGNVSVDTFYGLTVDYCKEQDIPVIVRGLRAVSDYEYELQMAQMNHRIAGVETLFMATNPEYAFLSSSLMKEVVRFGGDVSGLVPDSVHDRLVQRLQKDG